Within Coffea arabica cultivar ET-39 chromosome 4e, Coffea Arabica ET-39 HiFi, whole genome shotgun sequence, the genomic segment TTGAATtagggttcattttctttttaaataatttccaaaaaaagaaaattctcacacaaatttgtttttaatcttttcaaatttaatttctttcaaataaaatgaaatttttgtaagGCAATCTCAATTAGGAATTAACATTTTGTTCACCCtaaatttgtttctaaaaaaaaataaataaataaaaaaggaaaaacaagataGGCGAAAGACATGCATAGTAGCTAAGTGGGATGGGTAAGCATTAGCCATGTGGTTTCGGCATTTTGCACAACACATGCAAGAGAAGTATGTGGCTAGGACAGGTGGAGTTTGGAGGAAAAtctgaaaacaaaaaagaggaaaatcaaGGGAAGAGCTTCGGGGGGGCTGAacaggaagaaaagaaagaaaggaagaaaaaggaaggaggagaaccgagagaggaaaaaagagatTGAGAGGGGACGCTGAACAAAAGAGGAGGAACAAGAGGGAAGAGAGGGGATCAGAAAAGAAACaacagaaagaaaacaaaaagaaagggagCTTCGGGGGCtgggagaggaagaagaaagaaaggaaggaaaagaagggtttcgggcaaaggaaaaagagaagaaaaagggagaaagaaaaagagggagAGAAGCTGTGGGTAAGGCaggagagaaaggaaaaaactgAGAAAGTGAAACAAGAGAGAATCTGGGGTGAGAACAAGAAAAAGGAGAACGAAACTGAGGAAGAAACTGGGGGGGAAGAAAAAAGAGCTTTCGGGTAAGAGAAGGTAGAGGCTgcgaagggaaaagaaaagagcttTGGGACTGAGGAAGAAACgatgaaaggaaaagagaaagaaaggcgGAACCTGGGAAGAAACTGAGGGAGGAAAAACCAGAAGAGAGGCTTCGGGGGAGAGGAAGGCAGAGGAGaaacgaagaaagaaaagaaaagagggttgCGGGAACCCGGCAAGGGGGgaggaaggaaaaaggaaaggagaaaaggaaaggagaagagaaaaaaggaagaaggaaaggaTAGAACAACAGATGAGAGAGTAGAGGGGCGGCGAAAACagcaaaaagagagagagaatgaaGAGAGAAAGAGCagaaaaaaatttctgcaaaatttcatgACCAGGCTGGTGAATTCCGGCGTAGATGTTAGGTTTTTTAGAGGAATCTTGCTTTTTGCACCATCTATGGATACCCATGAACAACTTTTGTTCAGAAATCGTTTAACAACTTTTCTGCACCATCTATGtctctttcatttcatttacaaATTGAATTTGATCACGTTTCTCCACATTCATATTTTTGGGATTTTGCAAAGTTTGCTCTTCGTTTTTTGAGATGAGGAGCTCAACTCTCTTTGCCAAATTTGATATGACGGTAGTTACTAATTTGGTGGTCTCCTTTGACATTGCTGCCTGAGTAGCAACCTTAATCATGGTTGGAGCAAACTCCCGATAATGAGTTGAAAAGATTACTTTTGGATCAGCCACAATTTCTCATCCTCGCCGATCAAAACAATGTCCTGCATGAGCTTTTTTTGTCCATCACCTCTTAACATATTCAGGAGAAATTGTCTTTATGCTCACGGTATCAAACACCTTCAATGCATGCCTACACAAAATTCCTTCATTCTCATATTTTTTGCAACTCTAGTGCACATTTAGATCATTCCGATTGAATACCACTATTCTTTCACATCCTCCATCATACCTCATGATCACAAATTTCACGAACATCCCTGCATCCTGTTTGCCCCAATATAACCATAGCTATTGATTCACCATACTCATTATGGGATGTAATAAATATGGTAGGTGAATACATCTCTGATATATGCACAAGCATAGGTGTTTGCCTCAACCCTACCATGAGGAGCTTTTGCCTCATTTCATATTCTGCGGTGAGTTTATTATGTCTCTTTCATCAATCACGCGATTGAAATGTCTAAAGAACTGGACAAGGTCATGATCTAGTTTCAGATGATTTTTAATTACTGCATTTAAGATTTCGCTAAATTGGATGTTTCACATTCCCACAGTCCATCTTTCTTTCATCATGTACCTTGCCCATATATCGCAAATTCGATACAGCCCGGAAAGCTattcattattttcaaaattgtgTTTCTTCACCATCGCCTTCCACACCCTATTGAATTGTCCCACTTCTTCAATCTCATACATGCAGGCACCAAACATGTATGGAAGGTCACtatttttcttgtagtgattaTCGAGATGTTTTATAAAATTACGCCGTATATGAAACATACATAGACCGTGAAATGTTTGGGACATAATAAGTGAAAAAGCGGCTAACATGACGTGATCTTGGTCGGTTAGTATAGTATTTGGATGCTTTACGCACATTGCTTCTAAAAATGTACCAAACACCCATTTAAAAGAATCTATCGTTTCATCATACATAAAGACAGCACCGAATATCACAATTTGCCTATGCTGGTAAAACCCACAAATACTCTAAGTGCCCGatattctttatttgttttgtatgttGTGTCAAATGTGACTACATCTCCAAAAAAGTTGTAGTCAATTAACATTCCTGCATCAGCCCAAAAGATACTCGTTATCTGCTCTTTACAATCCTGCTACACGGTATGAAAAAAGGATAGATTCTCGAGTGTTTACTCTTGAAAATAATTCAACATGCTACCTGTTTATCCATATTTCAAACTCCTTTCCCGTTTCGTACAAAGATATTGCTTAAAGTCATCCCGAGTATATCCCATATTGCCCATCTCACCTACCTCCTTTCCCACAAGTTCATGACTCTGTTTCAGTGAAAACCCGGCATCCTCacttatttcaattttgaatcCTTGAACCTCACTCACTTTTCTTTGTAATGGCATCATGTGCGAACATTGAGCAATGTGCAACTCATGATTATGCTCTAAGACAAGGTCATGTACACGGTATTTCATTGTCCCTCTATGCAACACGATAATTATTTTAACTCCACATCCTGTTTTCGTCAGCGTCCGTGTCCTCTTTGGCATGACATCACTTTCGTACTTGCGTTTCACGCTTTCTTTGCAACAACTATATCTCCTATACGTGGTCACACCGTTTTTGTCTTTATTTAGATAGTCTTTGCATACGCTGAAACCCATTTTAAAGGCATATTTGTTGTAAAATTTGTACGCATCATCTTCACTGTTGAACTCCATTTCTAACTCAGGGGTCCCATCTTCTACCAATTTGCTGCAATCCATTACTTCTGCTCTTACCAATTATGCATCAAACATCCTAATTTGCAACTGTTCATAAATAGTATATACATAAACGAcaacataaatatatattagcATTCACAATATGTGTTGTGTTATAGACGTTACTCATATACCAAGTCCTATTATTATGCCTATCAATATAATTAATGATTCACATTACTTTACTCTTCCTTTACGACAACGACATTATCTATATACAAATACAACTCCATGTACACTAATTTATACGGACTATAATGTGTTGGTCACATGATATAAGTATATTTTAACGGTATGTACATCCACTCTAATGATTATATTTAGGTTCTAGGTACTTTGTTTTACTGGATCTTATGTCATTCGTTAGTATTCACCGCCTGAGCCAACTTCGCATTTTCTACTATTTCTACATTTTGAGGGCCAAACCAACATTTTCTACTTATTGTAATATATCATGTAATTTACTTATAACACCAGGTACACCCatttattattcacatatatGTCTTTTCCTCTATTTCACCTCATTTAATTCTACACCTCCATTTTATACACACTGCAAGGCCAGGAAAGGGGCAAACTAAGATTGTGTGATAAACATGGACCAACTACTGGATGCACAATGATTCATATCAATTGTAATACGGTGGCTATAACCTATAACTTATTTATAATAGGATGTACATTTATTCGCTCGTTAAATGTGACTTTGTTTCTCTCCTCTTTCCCTCATTCCGCTCGACGCTTTACTTGAATACATACCCTTAGGTCTTTGGATACTACTATCCCATTATAGTCCATCACTGAAAAGCTGAAcgctcacacacacacacatatgcgGTAGAACTTCACTATTCTTCTATTATCTTCATCTTACGTCTTTACTGACTCTAATTTCATCTTTCATTTTACAAATGTACATTGGGTGACAAATGATTGGCCACAATTGCTAACATGGTTTAGTCACGTTACCTTGGTCCGCTGAGCGTTTTATGTTTCACCGAACTCGGAGAGCACAATTGCTTTTGCTATTAAGCTGCACGACAAATCTGGCAAATGTGAGATGACGAATTTCCTCTGTTTGCTTCTATCTGGCCATCTGCCTTGCATGCATTGCTCGTGAATTTTCCTACCAACTTTCACCTTCTTCTACTGCTTTACCTCCCAAAGCTACCTGCAAAATCAAACTAACCCTTCAATCTTCATTCAAAATGCTCCACAACACTCTTACTGCACTGTTTGCCTTCTTCCTTCTTCACGCAAAACCATACCCCAACTCTCTCCACCTAGTTTCGTGTCAATTGCAACATTGACATACCAAACCCACTTTCTTCCCTTGGTTTTGTTTTGTGCGGCTAATTCAAATTTTCAacttgattttcaaaatttgaattcttTCGTTTGCTCTAAACGGATCCCGTTAGGGctaaactttttcttttgtggAACAGTAACATTTTTTGACCATCAACACAAGTAGTTGACGTGGATCATTTCTCGCCTTATGTCCAATCTTGTGAGGAGACCGCTTGGGAACGGTCTATCTGATGACCGTTCCTGCCCTTAATCCTTTGGCCATTATTTGACTCATGTAGATGATCCTTCCAATTATCTCTCCGATAGATTATAGCCACGAAATAATATTCTAACAAATgacataataaaaaaaataaaaaattaaacctTGCTATTAGACAGTGAAAATGGTAGCCAAAATAGCCCATCTAAACTGGATATACATTCAACTAATTGTTGCACTATATAGACTTCCATGTTAGAGACCTAAACGTGGTATTGACCCTACGCAGCCAAAAAGTGAGCAAAGCCAAGCAATTGCATCAAAGAAAATCATGTAACATATATTCTGTTGGTTATCATATAATAGAACAATCAAAGCACAAATGCAAAAACAAACTTTGtcttatctttttatttcaaacTATTCCTAGTAGCTCCTGGAAAAGTAGAATACGAAAGGAAGTCAACTAAAATATATAGAGGCTGTCAAGCTCCATTACTAAAAGAATCTATCTCCAAGAAAATCAAAAAGGGTTAACTGATAGTAGACAATATCAAAATGCAAAACGACATCCTGTTCCATCAAGAAAACGATCAGTATGCCACCCTTTTGCCTGCAACTCAGACAGAAATGGACGAAACACAGTATCCATCCTCTCATATGCTGCTTTTAGAATACTTGCACTCGTATCATCAACAGACTTCTCCAAGTCTGCAGTAAAAGCAGCAACAAGCCAACCTCGCAATGCATCTTCAGCTGTAGCATTATGCTCCAATATCAGGTCAGTCTGTCTAGATCCAGAACTTAGAAGAAATCTCTCCTCCGGGAATATTTCTTTAAGTTGTTGCAGCTTTGAAGGCTTAACTACCATGTGCAAAGCACTACCAACTTTGACATTTCCAGCATCCTCAATAAGTCTTCCTGGAAACAATAGATCTTCCCGATATCTAAGGTCAGCAGGGCTAGATATCCTTCCTGTCTAGTATCATTGCGAACTAAAAGTAAGTTAATTGGGAACAAGAACAAACACGAACATCTTATGGTTGCattcagagagagagagcatcCAAGATTACCTTCACAAAATCTGCCACTAACATTGCAGTTCTCTGCGGATTTAAAGTGTTTACTGGAGCAGCTCGCATTTCTTCGCAAACACTATAAATATGTATGACGGAAAGAACAGGTCCAACTAACAACTGCAACATTCATAAATTATGGACAGATAAGACTTTATTAGAATTACAGCAACCTTCACTCAACATTTATGAAACCGAGGGCACAATCTGCAAAGGACAGTTTGATGCCGTCGGGCCAATTTGATTATTTGGCACACCGAACTGGTTTTCTTTTTACTAGAAACATTGCATGCACCAACTTCAACATTTATTTTCACGTATTTCCTTCCTTCAATTGGCATATTAAAGTATAAAATCCATAGATTACCTTAGCTATAATTTCCAAAGTAGATGCATTTACATTGGACTGACCAACCCATGCTATCTCCTTGCATACACAACCACCCTGCCCCTGTTTGCTTGGCTACATCAACCCCATTATTTTCATGCTTGCTATAATTTATAGGATTTAGCTTGTCAGACGAATCTGCAGAAAATCAAAACGAACTCAATTGAGTTGGATCCAGTCACTTACCCACAAGGTCAAATGTTTCCCTTATTTTCTCCCCACCTggtaaccccccccccccccccccccccccccgcggCCGCCCCCCCCAACAGAAAAAAAACCCCCAAGGGGCAGAGAGAAGTTTGTTCTCTCCTATACGACCATTATAGGGTTCTCTAAAGAGCAATGTGCTCCTTCATAAGTATTTACTTCTTCCTTCTGGTTTCGTGAATTTCATTGCTGAACTCCAGCCCCCTCTCATTTAGAAATTCAATATCTTGATCAAAATTCTTACAGCGAATTGTAAAATTTCTCAAGGCTAGGAGCCAATGCATTCACATATAAGCAAAGAATGGTTCTTTAAGAGAAAGGTTGGTACAATTTCCTGGctgggaaaaaggaaaaaaaaatctccaacATCAAAAGTTAAAGTGTCGAATACCAAGGCAACTGCACATAAACACAAAAGAAATTCAGGGACTTTTAAAATAGTTGCACTAATGCAATGCCAACAACTGCTTGTGATGTGCATGACATAGTGTAAGAAATAGCATATCACAGCACAATTGATCATTCTAATATCTTATAAACTAAAAACTCATCCATTAGATCTTCCACAGAATTACATGATATTTACAACCCCAAACCTATAACTATCACCACAGTACAGCCTCCATGAGCCCACAAGTAAGCTGCAGCATCAGTGTCCTCATCCTTATTTGCCTCTCAAAATTTCTTAGCCACTGACTCTaatctttcatttgttttttggCTTTTTAAGAATGCCTCTTCAGTTTCTCTATTTGCATGCACAGCCTCCGTGTGCAGTCCAAGTGCTGCATATATCTATTCAATCTAAAACCTTACATGGGCCAAGCTGTTATATCAGGTTTACCATTAGTCTACCTGTCAATGAATATTACCTTGCCAACCAAATAAAGAAGCAATGTGGACAAGAATCTTTCACTGAAAGTACCAGAGTTTATTACAACTTCCAGCTTTACATTTTCTGCATTGATTTAACTCTAAGGCTGCTTTAGTTACCCTGAAACTAACTCAACATGTCCAGGGATTTATGGGCCCCTATCGTTACAGGTTGGAGATTTATTCATGCCTTAAGTGCATCTTAATCTGTGCTCTCTAGCATTCGAAACTAGTACCACTCACCTTCAGTGAGTTAGGACTTATCTTCATAACCAAAAAGAGAAAACGTTAGAATGTACTTGGTAGTTACAAGTTCATAAAATTATTACGAGAAAAATTATTTCTAGTAAACAAAAATGTGTGAAATTCAAGGTAGTTGATGGCAGGAGATAACCATACCTTTCCCTGCATTGTTGAACATACAGTAGATGCTAACTGAATTCCAGCTCCTATTCCAAGAACATTAAAAAGAGTGGAAATTGCCTCACCCTTTGCAAAAAGATCACTGAGATTGCCTTCTTTGGCAAAGGAGGAATATATTGGCAATCTTGTAGCTCTTGCAGCAACCACTGCCATTCCCTGTTATGCCAGATAGGCGCATACAAGCTACAGTTCAAGATACAAAACAGGGGAAAGTCTCAATTATGAAATGAATGGATATCTCTACTGCTAACCTTTGCAAAATTGCCAAGGCCTGCCATTTCAAGAAATAACTGTGGACACACGGGGGAAAGAACCTCAAATCCAGTACCCAAGTCATAGAGAACATCAGCTGCAAGAAAGACATTCCTCTGTACTTAGAAGATGAAAACAACCACAACCATGAAATGAAAGAAATATTTTTAATCAGAATAagcagaaaaaataaaaaataaaaaccataGATTTGCAGTTCAAAAAACCAAACCAAGAATTCTCCAACGTTTAGGCTCCGAGTCCATTCTTGCACCCAAATTGCTACATATCAGTTTTCCTACATGCTGCATGCCATCTTTTAATATCTGTATATCATTATACCAAGCCAACAAGTTTCAGGCTTAGAAGCACAAGAGGACAGTAAATGCTTTATCCGTTTGTCCCAAATAAATATCATTCACGGTCTTACCCAGCTCACGGCAGTTGCCTGCGCAGGAGTAGGTCTCAATCCTGCAGCAAATAGCAATGACTGCAAGGAGCAAGAACAATGACAAATAAACGTTGGATTGGGACAGCATTTGAGTATTGTATGCCAAAGACATGATGAATTATCAGAGACTTTATATGCGTAACCAAAATAAGCTCAAAACTGCAGTGAAATCATTGACTATCAGATTTATTTTGTGGGGGCAAAAATGCAAATAAAGGAGAAAGCAAAACCAATTATAGTTTCGC encodes:
- the LOC113741050 gene encoding protein FAR1-RELATED SEQUENCE 5-like, with product MDCSKLVEDGTPELEMEFNSEDDAYKFYNKYAFKMGFSVCKDYLNKDKNGVTTYRRYSCCKESVKRKYESDVMPKRTRTLTKTGCGVKIIIVLHRGTMKYRVHDLVLEHNHELHIAQCSHMMPLQRKVSEVQGFKIEISEDAGFSLKQSHELVGKEVGEMGNMGYTRDDFKQYLCTKRERSLKYG
- the LOC113743008 gene encoding protein root UVB sensitive 2, chloroplastic-like isoform X1; this translates as MNFLEKIKMKKTEPDRLPPALPLYWIETSKSVSRQYQFQPDGQLSVKIVDDSRPAARRVVESFLNKFFPSGYPYSVNEGYLRYTQFRALQHFTSAALSVLSTQSLLFAAGLRPTPAQATAVSWILKDGMQHVGKLICSNLGARMDSEPKRWRILADVLYDLGTGFEVLSPVCPQLFLEMAGLGNFAKGMAVVAARATRLPIYSSFAKEGNLSDLFAKGEAISTLFNVLGIGAGIQLASTVCSTMQGKLLVGPVLSVIHIYSVCEEMRAAPVNTLNPQRTAMLVADFVKTGRISSPADLRYREDLLFPGRLIEDAGNVKVGSALHMVVKPSKLQQLKEIFPEERFLLSSGSRQTDLILEHNATAEDALRGWLVAAFTADLEKSVDDTSASILKAAYERMDTVFRPFLSELQAKGWHTDRFLDGTGCRFAF
- the LOC113743008 gene encoding protein root UVB sensitive 2, chloroplastic-like isoform X2; the encoded protein is MKKTEPDRLPPALPLYWIETSKSVSRQYQFQPDGQLSVKIVDDSRPAARRVVESFLNKFFPSGYPYSVNEGYLRYTQFRALQHFTSAALSVLSTQSLLFAAGLRPTPAQATAVSWILKDGMQHVGKLICSNLGARMDSEPKRWRILADVLYDLGTGFEVLSPVCPQLFLEMAGLGNFAKGMAVVAARATRLPIYSSFAKEGNLSDLFAKGEAISTLFNVLGIGAGIQLASTVCSTMQGKLLVGPVLSVIHIYSVCEEMRAAPVNTLNPQRTAMLVADFVKTGRISSPADLRYREDLLFPGRLIEDAGNVKVGSALHMVVKPSKLQQLKEIFPEERFLLSSGSRQTDLILEHNATAEDALRGWLVAAFTADLEKSVDDTSASILKAAYERMDTVFRPFLSELQAKGWHTDRFLDGTGCRFAF